DNA from Deltaproteobacteria bacterium:
TCGCACTCGCCGCCGCCGTCGTTCTGGCGCTGGGTTGCACGAGTCGTCGCGTGGCAACTTCCGATTTCCCGGCGGTCACCTTCGCCACGATGCCCGACCAGACTGAAAGGCGTGGCCCTTCGGCTGCTGATGCCGTCGAAGTTGTCCTCGCCGCCGCGCGCGACACTCTCGGGGTCAGCAGCCCGCGGCTCGACGGGGATGCGGTGCCCACGGACTGCTCGGGATATCTCCACGCCCTGTACAAGCGCGCCGATGTCGATCTCTTCTCCGAAGGCCGGCCGGGCGACAACGGTGTGCGGGCCATCGTCCGCTGGGTCGAGCGTTACGGACGCGTGTACCGCGCCCAGCTCGCTGCGCCCGGCGACCTGGTCTTCTTCGACAATTCCTACGACCGCGACGGCGATGGTCGCCTGAACGACCGCCTCACGCACGCAGGACTCGTCGAGCAGGTGTTGCCGGATGGCACGCTGCTCATCGTGCACGCGACGAATCATGGCATCGTGCGCGAGCCGATGAATCTCTTTCGTCCGCACGAGGCGACCGGTGCCGGCGGCCGCGCGATCAATGCGCCGCTGCGGCGCAAGGCCACCGGTGATGGTCCAAACACGCCGCACCTGATGTCCGAGCTGTTCGCCGGTTTCGGGAGCGTCTTCCAGCGCGCGTCGCTGGCGGGGGGATCTCCGCCGGATCCGTAGTGTGCTATCAGGCGCACGTGATCATCCGCTGCCTGGCCTTGGTTCTCCTCGGAGTAATTGCTGCCGCACCGGTGGGTGCGACCGCGGTCGCATACGGGCCCGAGCTCGAAGGCTTCGATTACGCGTGGCCCGTCCAGCGCTTCGATCTGGAGTCGCAACGGCAGAAGCTGCACATGAGCTACCTCGACGTCCGACCACAACGCTCCAACGGACGGACGATCGTGCTGCTGCACGGAAAGAACTTCTGCGCCGGAACCTGGGAGACCACCATCCGCGCGCTGGGCGAGGCCGGCTGGCGCGTCGTCGCGCCCGACCAGATCGGTTTCTGCAAGTCGAGCAAGCCGGAGCGCTACCAATACAGCTTCCAGCAGCTGGCCGCGAACACGCGCGCGCTCCTGGAGCATCTCGGCGTCGGGCGGATCGCGTTGCTCGGACATTCCACGGGCGGAATGCTCGCCGTCCGGTACGCGCTGCTCCATCCGGAGCAAGTCGAGCAGCTCGTGCTCGTCAATCCCATCGGTCTGGAGGATTGGAAGGCCCTCGGCGTGCCTTGGCGCAGCGTCGACGAATGGTACGCGCGCGAGTTGAAGACGACTTCCGAGGGAATCCGCCAGTACGAGCAGTCGACCTACTACGCCGGGCAGTGGCGCCCGGAGTATGACCGCTGGGTGGAGATGCTCGCCGGCATGTATCGCGGCCCGGGGAAGGAAATCGTGGCCTGGAGCTCGGCGCTGCTCTACGACATGATCTTCACGCAGCCGGTGCTGTACGAGCTCGATCGGGTGCAGGCACCGACGCTGCTGATGATCGGGCAGAAGGACAACACCGCCATCGGCAAGGACGCCGCGCCGGCGGAGCTGAAGAAGAAGCTCGGCGACTATCCGCGGCTGGGGCGGGAGGCCGCGCGCCGCTTCCCGCACGCGAAGCTGGTGGAATTCCCCGAGCTGGGGCACGCGCCGCAGATCCAGGATCCGGCGCGATTCCACGAGGCGCTGTTGCAAGGACTGCGCTAGCTCCGTCCCGGTTCTCAAACCGGCTATGGTGCGCGGCCATGAAACCGTACGTCATCTGCCACATGTGCACCACCATCGACGGCCGCATCCTCAGCAATCGGTGGTCTCGGCTGCCACGCGGAAAGGACCCCGGAGAGCTGTTCGAGAGCACTGCAGACAGCTTCGGGATCGGCGCGTGGGTCGTCGGAACGACGACGATGCGCGAGTTCGCGGGCCGCAACGTCAAGCTCAAGAAGGCGCGACGGCGCGTCGAGCGGAGCGATTACATCGCCGACCGGCGGGCGCGGCGCTTCGCCATCGGCGCCGACGCCAAGGGCGTGCTCCGATTTCAGAAGCCGGACGTCGAGGGCGACCACGTGGTCCTGCTGGTCAGCTCTCGCGTAAGCGACGATTACCTCGCGCACCTCCAGGACGCCGGCGCCTCGTATCTGTTCTGCGGCAAGCGTGAGGTCGACGTGAAGGTGGCGCTCGACAAGATCCGCCGCGTCCTCGGGATCCGCCGGCTTATGCTCGAGGGTGGCGGGACGTTCAACGGCGAAATGCTCCACGCCGGACTGGTGGACGAGATCAGCCAGGTGGTGGTGCCGGTCGTCGACGGCGGCCGCGGAGTGACCACCATCTTCGACATTCCCGGCGACCCGCCGCCCAAGGCGGCCGCTGCCCTGCGGCTGAAGTCGCATCGAACACTGCCAGGCGGCGTGAGCTGGTTTCGCTACCGCGTCGCGCGCAGATCAGGCCGCTGAGCGACGCAGGCAGCAAGCGCTCTCTCCATTGTGTACGCTGCACGCACACACGCTGATCGAGCTTGAGCGGGCTTGTCCGCATGCACTAGGCTCGCTCGAGTGCTTATGCGTTGCAGCCCTCGATCGACGGCCGGGGTTGCCTGGGCCGCTTCAGAGCTCGCGTCGTCCGCGCATGCCGCGGTGGGCGACGACGCGCTCAAGGACGTCGACAACGCTGCTTGGGTCGCCGAGCTGGAACCATCGATCCAGCCTGTCTGGCTGCAGCGCATCCGCGCCATCCGCCTCGCCGACCGGCTTGCGGAGAACCAACAGCTCGATCCAACGTCTCGCCGCTTCGATCGCTTCGTCCCGTCCGTTTTTGACGGGGAGGGACCGGCGGTGCTCGCCGCTTGGACCAGGTATCTCGCTGCGCTCCGCACCTACCACCGTGCCGATCTCCGCCTGCCCACGGTTGCGGATCATCGGGCGATGCTCGATCGCCTCTCGGGCTCGATTTTCCAGCTCGTGCCTTTCCTCTTGCCCCAGCAATTCGAGGCCATCCGCGGACTCGGCGCACTCGACCAATTCTTCAACAACCTGCGCGACCTTGCCGAGGATGCAGCGCACGGGATCTGCTACTTCCCCGACGACGTGCTCGGCCGCGCTCGCCTGCGCCGTGAGGATGTGCTCGGCGACGGTTGGCGATCGACCCGGGGGTGGCCGAAACTGATGCGCTTCTGGCTCGATGAATACCTGCCGGAGCTGGAGCGCGGCGCCGCTGCTTTCGTTGCTTGCGAAGACCTCCACCCTTCCGTGGCACGGCTCCGCAGCGAATGTCGTGCGCGGTATCTTCGAATCCTGAACCACTTCCGCACGGTCGGCTTCGACTTCCGCCGCTTCGCCGAGGAGTACTGGAGCGAAGTACGCGAGCGCGCGGCCCGCTGAGGGTGGATCAGGGTCGGGGAAGCAGCCGCATTACGTTCGCGACGAGAGCATCGGGATCGAAAGGCTTGGCGATCCACCCGCTCGCACCCACTTCCGCGGCGCGCACTTGAGCGTCGTCGGCCGCGGTCACCACGACGATGGGGGCCGGCGAGGGCTGAGCACGGCGATACTCGTCGACAAACTCACGGCCACTCATCACCGGCATCTTCATGTCGAGCAGGATGAGATCGGGAGCCGCCCGCTCGACCGCCGCCAGCGCTTCGCGGCCGTTGCTCGCGATCTCGACGTGATGGCCATGTTCCTCGAGGAGCTCCGCCTCGAGCGCGGCGAGGTCCGGGTCGTCCTCCACTACCAATATCTTAAGGCACGCTGTCTCCACGGAACCGGTGACCTCTCAGGCTAGCGGAAGGGTGAAGGAGAAGATGCTGCCCTCGCCTTCCCGGCTTTCGAACCAGATGCGCCCGCCCTGGCGCTTGATCAGCTCTTTGGCCATGAAGAGTCCGACGCCCATTCCTCCGTAGTCATGTGGCGTATCGGTATGGGCGCGGTAGAAGAGGCGGAAGATCCCTCCCTGCCTCTTTGTGGGAATGCCGACGCCGTAATCGCGTACCGATGCCTGGGCTTCCCCGCGCCCGCGGTCAGCGCTCAGGACCACTTCGATCGTGCCGCCCGCGGGCGAGTACTTGAGCGCATTGCTCAGGAGGTTGCCGAGAGCCTGCCGGGTACGTGCGCTGTCGGCGCGGACCGTCAGCGGTGCGGGGTCCTCGCGCTGGATCACCACGCGGTGGAGCTCCGAGGCGCCCACGCCAGCCACCGTCGCGCGCACGAGCTCGTCGAGGTCCACCGGGACCGGCGAAAGGTGCAACGTGTCGAGGCGAGCCAGCGAGATATCGAGCAAGTCCTCGACGACGCCGTTGATGCGCTCCGCCCCGCGGTCGATGGCCTCCAGCATTCTTCGCGATCGGACGGGGAGCGTCTGGTCGGTGCGCATCAGCGTGCGGGCGTAGCCCTTGAGAATCGCCACCGGCGTCTTCAGCTCGTGCGCCGCCACGCGGATGAACTCGTCCTTGAGGCGATCGAACTCCGCCACCTCGGTCACGTCGCGCGCCACTGCCACCGCGCCTGCGATCGCGCCCGTCGCATCGCGGATGGGCGCCGCGCTGGAGCGCAGGAAGACCGGCCGATG
Protein-coding regions in this window:
- a CDS encoding alpha/beta hydrolase, which encodes MSYLDVRPQRSNGRTIVLLHGKNFCAGTWETTIRALGEAGWRVVAPDQIGFCKSSKPERYQYSFQQLAANTRALLEHLGVGRIALLGHSTGGMLAVRYALLHPEQVEQLVLVNPIGLEDWKALGVPWRSVDEWYARELKTTSEGIRQYEQSTYYAGQWRPEYDRWVEMLAGMYRGPGKEIVAWSSALLYDMIFTQPVLYELDRVQAPTLLMIGQKDNTAIGKDAAPAELKKKLGDYPRLGREAARRFPHAKLVEFPELGHAPQIQDPARFHEALLQGLR
- a CDS encoding RibD family protein, producing the protein MKPYVICHMCTTIDGRILSNRWSRLPRGKDPGELFESTADSFGIGAWVVGTTTMREFAGRNVKLKKARRRVERSDYIADRRARRFAIGADAKGVLRFQKPDVEGDHVVLLVSSRVSDDYLAHLQDAGASYLFCGKREVDVKVALDKIRRVLGIRRLMLEGGGTFNGEMLHAGLVDEISQVVVPVVDGGRGVTTIFDIPGDPPPKAAAALRLKSHRTLPGGVSWFRYRVARRSGR
- a CDS encoding response regulator; protein product: MLVVEDDPDLAALEAELLEEHGHHVEIASNGREALAAVERAAPDLILLDMKMPVMSGREFVDEYRRAQPSPAPIVVVTAADDAQVRAAEVGASGWIAKPFDPDALVANVMRLLPRP
- a CDS encoding NlpC/P60 family protein: MSSQPHIQMIESLTALFDRHGPARFALAAAVVLALGCTSRRVATSDFPAVTFATMPDQTERRGPSAADAVEVVLAAARDTLGVSSPRLDGDAVPTDCSGYLHALYKRADVDLFSEGRPGDNGVRAIVRWVERYGRVYRAQLAAPGDLVFFDNSYDRDGDGRLNDRLTHAGLVEQVLPDGTLLIVHATNHGIVREPMNLFRPHEATGAGGRAINAPLRRKATGDGPNTPHLMSELFAGFGSVFQRASLAGGSPPDP